The sequence below is a genomic window from Cerasicoccus sp. TK19100.
GTAGGGGTTGCAGAGTCTGCCGCCGAGGCGACTCAAACCCGTGTCATGTTCGACATCGATAATGACTCCGGCACTGGCTTTGGCGAATATGGTGCTGACTACATGATCGAAGGCGCGACGCTTTACTCCTATCCATCTACAGCTACCGGCTGGGATTGGGTGCAGGTAGGGACAGTGCCAAACGCCGTCGCTGACGGGGTGCTCACCTACAGCATCAGCGCGTTGCCGAAGTTTAAGGTTATGCGGCTCTATGTTGAGAATTTTGATGCCGATTGGAATGTCGTCGACCGCTACCCGGAGACTGATGCAATTTCCGTCGATGCGGCTCAATTGGAAACGCTCAGCCCTATGTCGAATTCCAGTCTGCGAGGCAGCCTCTATCGTAGCGGATCGAAGGGCTTAGCTGTTAAAGTGCTCGGTGAGGGAGTCGAGCCTGCGCGCTTGCGAGTGCTGCTCAATAGTGATGGCGAAGCTGCGACGGGTTTGTCGCCATTCGGAGCCGATTACATGATCGAGGGCCTGACACTTTATCAACACGCCGGGACGGACAATGGTTGGAACTGGACGCCGCTTTATCAGTTGTCTCCAGATGTTCATCCCGATGGCGTAGTCTATCCCATCGATGATATCGACATCGGTGATGCCTTGGACTTCAGTATCGAGAGGACGAACAGTAACTGGGAGGTCCTGGATCGATATCCGGCGCAGGGGGCCAAGCGGGTCAATAAAGAGACCATGGGGGAATACTCCTTTAACGGGCCTGACCAACAAGTCGGGCCTAAAAAATATCAAATCGAAGAGCTTATCGCTTTTGTGCCAGATGCGCTGAGCATTTCCTTCAGCACCCGGTTTGATTCCTTACCGTGGAGTGATGCCGCCTTGTCGGAACCGATCTGGAAAGCGCCTGGCTTCGAGGAGGCGTTTCGTTTGCGCTTTGCGCTTTGTGATGCAAAGTCTGGTGAAGAATTCGAGCTGCAGCCAGAGCGGGTGCAGATTGCGGGAGGCATGACTCAGTGGCAGGGCAGCACCGCTGGTGTCGATTGGCGTGTGATTGCTCAGCCCTCCAGTCAAGGTGACCTCGAGCTCTATGCTCAGCTAAACGGGGCAGGCGAGCGTTTGCTTCGCTTTAGAATTGGCGTTGAAGCGCCGCTTGATGGCTGGACTTGGCATGATGACGTGCAGTTCGCGCAAGAGATCGACGCGCAGAACACCGAATACGCGCACACTGGCAGCAGCCCTTATGGCATAGATAGCAGTGTTTCCAAATATCCCTTTGGCGTGGTCGACAATGGCGCGCAGGCGCTCGTGCTGGAAACGGATTTGACCGAACCATGCGTGTTTAAAATTTCGGCCAACACGGAACGTGATCAACTCGCTATCGATTACCACGTAGCGCTTACGCCGTTGACAAAAAAGTTTCCAGGCCAGGCTGCCTTCCATGTTTCACTGCGTAGCCGAGCAACGGAGAAAGGGCAGGCATTTCGGCAGGCGCTGGCCGAATATTACCAACGCAACGCATCCCTCTTTGAGCGTAGGCCTGAGGCGGTTGGTCTGTGGATGCCTTTCACGGACATTTCCAAAATTCCGAACCCGCAGGACTTTGGATTCGCATACTATGAGAAGGGTGGCCCGATAGGTTCGGATGTCGATTTCTGTCATGACAATGGCATTCTGACACTCGTTTACACCGAGCCTTGGCTTTACTGGTTGCCCATGCCGGGTGGTATGGAGCGTACGCCAGAAAATGCTATTGCGATGATGGAGCGACTCGCGGTGAGTGGCTTTGGCAAGGCGAATGAATTTGCCTCTGGTGGTTTGCTCGGTGCCGCGCGTTTGCCTGATGGCGAGATTAATATGACGTTCTCGGATGTGCCTTGGAATTCCGGCGCGCGCATGGAAGTCAGCACAGATCCGGAACTGCCTACGGAGGCTAGCGCGCCGGTGAATCGTGCGATGGCGGAATTCAGTTTTATGCAGGAGCAGATCGCGTATGATAAAGTTGACGGCATATATTTGGATTCGCTCTCGGCCATGTTTATCATGGATTACAATCCTGCGGTGATGGCGGTGGCGAACTATCCTGCGACATTTACTACCGATGCGATGAAGCCGGGCTTGGCTACGCCGATTGCCGCTTATGAATTTATTGCCGGTTTGGGCGGTTACATGAGCGAGCATGACAAATACCTCATGGGTAATTTTCCGTGCTGGAATTTTCCCTTCTTCATGCCCTTTATCGATATTCCAGGCGAGGAAACGCATTGGTTCCACGAGGGGCATTATGAGCGCATGTCTGATCGTGAATTGAACTACCGTCGCGCAATGTCGGGCCAGAAAGCTTGGGGCTTCTTGATGAACGGAAAATATGACCACCTCGAGGCGGAGTTCGCACAGCGCTACTTTGAGGACAGCCTTTACTGGGCGTTTCAACCAAGTCTGTTTAGCCACGACGCGGCGAATGACCCTTACTGGGAAAACTCAGCGTGGTATGAGCGCGATCGCCATTGGTTCCAGCGTTACATGCCGTGGATTCAACGGATAGCCAATGTCGGCTGGCAGCCGGTTGGGCCGGCTGAGTCTTCAAATGATGCAATCGAGTTTGAGCAGTTCTATGGAAAGCGCGATGCCGCAAAATTCATCACTGTGCGCAATACATCGCAGGCGCCGGTCTCTGGTCAGATTACAGTTGAGCTTGATGATTTCGGCCAAGATTGGGTCGTGTTGAACCCGTTGTCCGGCGATGCGGGTTGGTTGTCTATGGACGCCAATGGGCGTGCAGCGATTCCGGTGTTTCTCCAAGCAGAGCAAGTACGCTTCTTCATGATTTTTCCCAGCAAGGAAATTGAGAGTGAAATCGAATTCCTACGAGCATGGAAGGACGGGGTGGGGCAAGCGGAGCAGTTGCTTGGTCAGTTGAAGGCGATGCAAGAACAGCAAGCACTAGGCCTGAAGCTCGTCGTGCTTTTACCGCAGCCGGCGGTGCGCGGCTTGGAGCAATCAATACGCATCAATGTGGAGAATAAGAGCAAGAGCACAGTGCAGATCGACGAGGTCGCCTTGCTGTCTGCTGGTGAGCCCATGGTGTCGCAGCAGAAGGTAACGCTGGGCACCGGCGAATCGGGTAATCTTATGCTGAGCGTGCCAGCCGATTTTAATGATGGTGCCTTCCGCGTAAGCATTGCGATGCGCAAAGGTAGCGAGCAACATCGCTTGCTGATCCCGCTCATGTGGCAACGTGTGAATCCGGTGAATGTAGAGCTGACGCAAGAGAAGGTTATTTCGATACAAGAGGTCGCGCAGATTCCGCTGCGACTGACGAATTTGCTGCAGCAACCCAGCTTGGTAGACGTACGTTGGCGCGGTGATTACGGCGAAGGGCGTAAGACCTTTCAACTCGATGCTGTTGAGGAAACGCGTGTCTACTTGCCGATTCGAGCAGGCGGTAAGGAGTCGGGCACTGTAGCGTTGAAAGCTTCGGCCATGGGCTTTGAGATCTTCGATGGCAGCGTTGAGTTGCAGTTTTTGGGGCAGCAGGCCAGTGTGGTGCGCGACACCGCAGTTTTGGTGGAAACGAGCAGCGACTTCCCTGGCTACGGGCCATCGCCCTTGCGTGATGGCGTGACGGAGCCGACCGCCAGTATGGCCTTCAATGAAGCCGCCTGGGCTTCCGAGGAATCTGCTTCGCCGCATTGGGTGCGCTTCGAATTCCCGGAGCCAGTGGAAGTCAGCGAAGTAAAGCTGTATTGGAATCACGAAGGCGGCGTCACTTACACCTCGCAGGAGGGGGTTATCCGAGGGCGTACGGTCGATGGTCAGCGTCGCTTATTAACGCGTTTCCAGAACGCCGAAACCACTAATGTCACGACGGTCTCATTTACGCCGACGACAGTTGCGAGCCTAGAAATTCTCCAGCCCGCACGTCGCGGGCCACAGCTACGCCCAAATATTCTCTGGCTTACGGAAATCGAGGTGCGTTAGGATTCGCGCAACCGTCTCACTCTATGTTGGCTAATTAGGACCATCTGCGTAAGCGTTTGTCCTTTACGATGGGGTGGGGTTTGCCCACGATTCTGCATGCTCGCGTCTTGGTCTATTGATGATCGTCGGAGCAATGCAGCAGATGGACATTCGTGAATTCTCAGAGATTGTAGGCGTTTCGACCGCGACGGTTTCGCGCGCGTTTTCCGGGCGCGGGCGGATCAGTAAAAAGACCCAGGAGCGCATTCTGGAAGAAGCGCGTAAACATGGCTTTGCGCCGAACATCAATGCGCGACGCCTTTCCTCGAAATTCAGTGGCGTGATTGGCCTCTACTACACTTTTGGCGAAGAGATCATTTTCGATTA
It includes:
- a CDS encoding discoidin domain-containing protein, with amino-acid sequence MATSTFAIDSVTVGRNESGAIQVGVAESAAEATQTRVMFDIDNDSGTGFGEYGADYMIEGATLYSYPSTATGWDWVQVGTVPNAVADGVLTYSISALPKFKVMRLYVENFDADWNVVDRYPETDAISVDAAQLETLSPMSNSSLRGSLYRSGSKGLAVKVLGEGVEPARLRVLLNSDGEAATGLSPFGADYMIEGLTLYQHAGTDNGWNWTPLYQLSPDVHPDGVVYPIDDIDIGDALDFSIERTNSNWEVLDRYPAQGAKRVNKETMGEYSFNGPDQQVGPKKYQIEELIAFVPDALSISFSTRFDSLPWSDAALSEPIWKAPGFEEAFRLRFALCDAKSGEEFELQPERVQIAGGMTQWQGSTAGVDWRVIAQPSSQGDLELYAQLNGAGERLLRFRIGVEAPLDGWTWHDDVQFAQEIDAQNTEYAHTGSSPYGIDSSVSKYPFGVVDNGAQALVLETDLTEPCVFKISANTERDQLAIDYHVALTPLTKKFPGQAAFHVSLRSRATEKGQAFRQALAEYYQRNASLFERRPEAVGLWMPFTDISKIPNPQDFGFAYYEKGGPIGSDVDFCHDNGILTLVYTEPWLYWLPMPGGMERTPENAIAMMERLAVSGFGKANEFASGGLLGAARLPDGEINMTFSDVPWNSGARMEVSTDPELPTEASAPVNRAMAEFSFMQEQIAYDKVDGIYLDSLSAMFIMDYNPAVMAVANYPATFTTDAMKPGLATPIAAYEFIAGLGGYMSEHDKYLMGNFPCWNFPFFMPFIDIPGEETHWFHEGHYERMSDRELNYRRAMSGQKAWGFLMNGKYDHLEAEFAQRYFEDSLYWAFQPSLFSHDAANDPYWENSAWYERDRHWFQRYMPWIQRIANVGWQPVGPAESSNDAIEFEQFYGKRDAAKFITVRNTSQAPVSGQITVELDDFGQDWVVLNPLSGDAGWLSMDANGRAAIPVFLQAEQVRFFMIFPSKEIESEIEFLRAWKDGVGQAEQLLGQLKAMQEQQALGLKLVVLLPQPAVRGLEQSIRINVENKSKSTVQIDEVALLSAGEPMVSQQKVTLGTGESGNLMLSVPADFNDGAFRVSIAMRKGSEQHRLLIPLMWQRVNPVNVELTQEKVISIQEVAQIPLRLTNLLQQPSLVDVRWRGDYGEGRKTFQLDAVEETRVYLPIRAGGKESGTVALKASAMGFEIFDGSVELQFLGQQASVVRDTAVLVETSSDFPGYGPSPLRDGVTEPTASMAFNEAAWASEESASPHWVRFEFPEPVEVSEVKLYWNHEGGVTYTSQEGVIRGRTVDGQRRLLTRFQNAETTNVTTVSFTPTTVASLEILQPARRGPQLRPNILWLTEIEVR